In Candidatus Pelagibacter sp. RS39, the following proteins share a genomic window:
- a CDS encoding rhodanese-like domain-containing protein, translated as MTIKSSQTLVAEALKEINTISSDEAYEKCNKNECNLIDIRDVRELEREGRIEDSNHIPRGMLEFWLDPESAYFKQGKLDLNKEMVLFCAGGMRSALAAKSLKDMGFKKVSHIDGGFGALKESKFKIT; from the coding sequence ATGACAATTAAATCATCCCAAACCCTTGTAGCTGAAGCTCTAAAGGAGATAAACACCATATCTTCCGATGAAGCTTATGAGAAATGTAATAAAAATGAGTGTAACCTGATTGATATAAGAGATGTAAGAGAATTGGAACGAGAAGGAAGAATTGAAGATTCAAATCATATTCCTAGAGGGATGTTAGAGTTCTGGCTTGATCCAGAAAGCGCATATTTTAAACAAGGTAAACTAGATTTAAATAAAGAAATGGTTTTATTTTGTGCTGGTGGAATGAGATCAGCTCTCGCAGCAAAGTCTTTAAAAGATATGGGATTTAAAAAGGTTTCGCATATCGATGGTGGTTTTGGTGCATTGAAAGAAAGTAAATTTAAAATTACTTAA
- a CDS encoding 2-hydroxychromene-2-carboxylate isomerase: MTKKIDFYFDFISPYSFLAHKKIIHSSDRNKFNYKAILLGGLHNLGGITAPAFNERKMKNMKNDCNLIAKKNKIDFVWNEKFPINSLYLMRGYLFINNEKKDKYFDLCFDAYWKNNEDISKEETIKNILSKCEIKPNEFETGIKDQKIKDELKHLTNNAFQNDIFGAPTFVINDKLFWGQDRLEYALDEFNN, encoded by the coding sequence ATGACTAAAAAAATCGATTTTTATTTTGATTTTATTAGTCCTTATTCATTTTTAGCACATAAAAAAATAATACATTCCAGTGATAGAAATAAGTTTAACTATAAAGCAATTCTGCTTGGTGGACTTCATAATTTAGGAGGCATTACCGCCCCTGCTTTTAATGAGAGAAAAATGAAAAATATGAAAAATGACTGCAATTTAATTGCTAAAAAAAATAAAATTGACTTTGTTTGGAACGAAAAATTCCCAATTAATTCTCTTTATCTCATGAGGGGCTATCTTTTTATTAATAATGAAAAAAAAGATAAATATTTTGATCTCTGTTTTGATGCTTATTGGAAAAATAATGAGGACATTTCAAAAGAGGAAACTATAAAGAATATATTATCGAAATGTGAGATAAAACCTAATGAATTTGAAACTGGTATTAAAGACCAGAAGATTAAAGATGAACTTAAACATTTGACGAATAATGCTTTTCAGAATGATATCTTTGGTGCTCCGACTTTTGTTATAAATGATAAATTATTTTGGGGCCAAGATAGACTTGAATACGCTTTAGATGAGTTTAATAATTAA
- a CDS encoding ABA4-like family protein, translating into MIEQIYNYFTIDMLYYWVNLGVLPFWLILIFFPTSNLCRYFVTSIFPFFILSGAYIFLLYKSYLSSYDFDVNFSLYLGIDDTTDLFSNKNFLMMFWIHFISINLFAGGWVVKDSQKFMINKFLLSIPLIIIYLIGPLGLLVYWLIRIFYAKNVSLYD; encoded by the coding sequence ATGATCGAACAAATTTATAATTATTTTACAATAGATATGCTCTACTATTGGGTGAATTTAGGTGTTCTTCCATTTTGGTTAATTTTAATTTTTTTTCCAACATCTAATCTTTGCCGATATTTTGTAACTTCAATATTTCCTTTTTTTATATTAAGCGGCGCATATATATTTTTGTTATACAAATCTTATTTAAGTTCGTACGATTTTGATGTTAATTTTAGTCTATATCTGGGGATTGATGATACAACAGATTTATTTTCCAACAAAAACTTTCTTATGATGTTCTGGATACATTTTATATCCATTAATCTATTTGCTGGAGGTTGGGTTGTGAAAGACTCACAAAAATTTATGATCAATAAATTTTTATTATCAATACCACTAATCATTATATATTTGATTGGACCCCTTGGTTTATTAGTTTATTGGTTGATAAGAATTTTCTATGCCAAAAACGTAAGTTTATATGACTAA
- a CDS encoding regulatory protein RecX yields MIPIRNKRKTLKVTVEEMRNFAFAYVEKYAPSKQQLKTYLLKKYLKTSVPNVKKQDVTDLIDIVLSDLEKNRFINDKFYSESKAKSMIQRGSSINKIRNYLIGKGINSEYIKETVNKIHDDNSDQDFFSAIKLCKKKRIGPARTEDNRSLFYKKDISLLARNGFDFETSKKVMEIEKDDFIKIVKLL; encoded by the coding sequence ATGATTCCTATAAGAAATAAAAGAAAAACTTTAAAAGTAACTGTTGAGGAGATGAGAAATTTTGCATTTGCATATGTAGAAAAATATGCACCATCTAAACAGCAGCTTAAAACTTACTTACTTAAAAAATACCTAAAAACTTCTGTGCCAAATGTTAAAAAACAAGATGTTACTGATTTGATTGACATTGTCCTTTCAGACTTAGAAAAAAATAGGTTTATTAATGATAAATTTTACTCAGAAAGCAAAGCCAAAAGCATGATTCAAAGAGGAAGCTCAATAAATAAAATTAGAAATTACTTAATAGGCAAGGGTATCAATAGTGAATATATTAAAGAAACAGTAAATAAAATACATGATGATAATTCAGATCAAGATTTTTTTTCTGCAATTAAATTATGTAAAAAAAAAAGAATTGGCCCCGCAAGAACAGAGGACAATAGATCACTATTTTACAAAAAAGACATATCCTTATTAGCAAGAAATGGATTTGATTTTGAAACTTCGAAAAAAGTAATGGAAATTGAAAAAGATGATTTTATTAAAATTGTAAAATTACTTTAA
- a CDS encoding 3'(2'),5'-bisphosphate nucleotidase CysQ family protein: MIQSDIKKIVEDLIETFLDAGKISLDLREKGLTKEIKSDNTPVSNGDLEVNKILTKRISELTPNIPIVSEETSENKSRNNLENFWLIDPIDGTYDYINNLDEFTINAGLIIQKKPAAGLIYAPAKNRMFYSYGDDLSFELISGKPNKLDNSKNFNKDEIKFVSYSNKIKPEINEIYKKLNVKKYVRMKSSLKFCVIAAGEYDGYVAEPRASEWDIAAGHAILKHSGGSVTDFNGQEIFYGKKDFKNPSLILKSKNI, from the coding sequence ATGATTCAAAGTGATATAAAAAAAATTGTTGAAGATTTAATTGAAACTTTTTTAGATGCAGGGAAAATTTCTTTAGATCTTAGGGAAAAAGGTCTAACTAAAGAAATAAAATCTGATAATACTCCTGTTAGCAATGGTGATTTAGAGGTTAATAAAATTTTAACCAAAAGAATATCAGAGTTAACACCAAATATTCCAATTGTGTCTGAGGAAACATCAGAAAATAAATCACGAAACAATTTAGAAAATTTTTGGTTGATCGATCCAATCGATGGGACTTATGATTATATTAACAATCTTGATGAATTCACAATTAATGCAGGATTGATAATTCAAAAAAAACCTGCTGCTGGATTAATTTATGCTCCAGCAAAAAATAGAATGTTTTATTCTTATGGAGATGATTTATCTTTTGAATTAATTAGTGGAAAGCCAAATAAATTAGATAACTCAAAAAATTTTAATAAAGATGAAATTAAATTTGTATCCTACTCTAATAAAATCAAACCAGAAATAAATGAAATATATAAAAAACTTAATGTAAAAAAATATGTAAGAATGAAAAGTTCTTTAAAATTTTGTGTAATTGCAGCTGGAGAGTATGATGGTTATGTTGCGGAGCCAAGAGCTTCAGAATGGGATATAGCTGCAGGTCATGCAATTTTAAAACATTCTGGTGGAAGTGTGACTGATTTTAATGGACAAGAAATTTTTTATGGAAAAAAAGATTTTAAAAACCCAAGTTTAATCTTAAAAAGTAAAAATATTTAG
- a CDS encoding DUF3553 domain-containing protein, producing MIFDFEPGDKVFNPANKDWGIGQVQSIIKGKVTVNFQNAGKKVINSDNVELKKINDSK from the coding sequence ATGATTTTTGATTTTGAACCAGGTGACAAAGTTTTCAATCCAGCAAATAAAGATTGGGGAATTGGACAAGTTCAATCAATAATTAAAGGTAAAGTAACAGTAAATTTTCAAAATGCCGGAAAAAAAGTAATTAACTCTGACAATGTAGAATTAAAAAAAATAAATGATTCAAAGTGA
- the mnmA gene encoding tRNA 2-thiouridine(34) synthase MnmA — protein sequence MNNNLNSIGLKKSPSDTTVVVAMSGGVDSSTVAGMMKKEGYKVIGITLKLYDDGIEVAESKQCCSGQDIMDAKRVAQKLDIEHKILYYQNKFKQGVIDNFVDSYLKGETPIPCVQCNQTVKFKDLFEVAKDLKADALITGHYVKSITTDNETNMYRAIDENRDQSYFLFNTSREQLNYLRFPLGGMLKDETRSIAKKLNLNVADKPDSQDICFVPNGDYASVIQKFRPDSFKKGNIKNLEGKVIGVHDGIINFTIGQRKGIKVSDKDALYVIKIDAEKNEIIVGPREKLGKKDIKLNDLNLLVNEEEFKNNIFVKVRSTGKLLKGKVNFNKDKTALVNLDEFEDGISPGQACVFYNKDKYGFKVLGGGWIKN from the coding sequence ATGAATAATAATTTAAACTCTATCGGTTTAAAAAAAAGTCCTTCAGATACAACTGTAGTTGTTGCAATGTCAGGGGGTGTAGATTCATCAACTGTTGCTGGAATGATGAAAAAAGAAGGCTACAAAGTTATAGGTATAACTTTAAAACTATACGATGATGGTATAGAGGTTGCTGAGTCTAAACAATGCTGTTCAGGACAGGATATAATGGATGCAAAAAGAGTTGCCCAAAAATTAGATATTGAACATAAAATTCTTTATTATCAAAATAAGTTTAAGCAAGGTGTAATTGATAACTTCGTTGATAGTTATTTAAAAGGTGAAACACCTATTCCATGTGTTCAGTGCAATCAAACTGTAAAATTTAAAGATTTATTTGAAGTTGCTAAAGATCTAAAAGCGGACGCATTAATTACCGGTCATTATGTAAAAAGTATTACAACTGACAATGAAACAAATATGTATCGAGCAATTGACGAAAATAGAGATCAAAGTTATTTTTTATTTAATACTTCTAGAGAACAATTAAATTATTTAAGATTTCCATTAGGAGGTATGCTTAAAGATGAAACAAGATCAATAGCAAAAAAACTAAATCTTAATGTGGCAGATAAACCAGATAGTCAAGATATTTGTTTTGTACCCAATGGTGATTATGCTTCCGTAATTCAAAAATTTAGACCAGACTCATTTAAAAAGGGAAATATTAAAAATTTAGAAGGAAAAGTAATTGGAGTTCACGATGGAATTATTAATTTTACAATAGGTCAAAGGAAAGGAATAAAAGTTTCTGATAAAGATGCATTATATGTAATAAAGATTGATGCAGAAAAAAATGAAATTATTGTTGGTCCAAGAGAAAAACTAGGAAAAAAAGATATTAAACTTAATGATCTGAATCTCCTTGTTAATGAAGAAGAATTTAAAAATAATATTTTTGTTAAAGTAAGATCAACAGGCAAACTTCTTAAGGGAAAAGTAAATTTCAACAAAGATAAGACAGCTCTAGTAAACTTAGATGAATTTGAGGATGGAATATCCCCAGGACAAGCATGTGTTTTTTATAATAAAGATAAATATGGCTTTAAAGTTTTAGGTGGTGGTTGGATTAAAAATTAA
- a CDS encoding trans-sulfuration enzyme family protein → MAKSFKTFLKHTAKDFHNQSVNPPVVRASTIIFKSMKHIRKTQKKAQKNPIGGHYDYGRQGTSTTYILQKILTKLEDSYHVFTTPTGFGSVFLAIFSVVRPGDEIIAADPVYSPTRLLTKDFLKEFKIKTIFYNPHDLKTLEQSITKKTKLIFVENPGSNTFDFQDLGKIISIAKKNKVLTAIDNTWGTPYYLKPIKLGFDMSIVSATKYYSGHSDVMGGSLAVNKKVFQKVKEAEKITGLRLGPDDAYLITRGLRTLDVRLDRHRENAKKIAAFLSKNKKIKLLYPFKKNSLNFRMWKKYYSGASGLMGLKIKSKNINSVRKFVNSLKLFGYGYSWGGFESLALHQEFRETGKRRFLDLSKDEHLVRLHIGLEDPNDLIADIKQALRHLK, encoded by the coding sequence ATGGCTAAATCGTTCAAGACATTTCTAAAACATACTGCAAAAGATTTTCATAATCAGTCAGTAAACCCACCAGTTGTTAGAGCTTCAACTATAATATTTAAGTCAATGAAGCATATAAGAAAAACTCAAAAAAAAGCCCAAAAAAATCCAATTGGTGGTCATTACGATTATGGAAGACAAGGAACGTCTACTACTTATATTTTACAAAAGATTTTAACAAAACTAGAAGACAGTTATCATGTATTTACTACTCCCACAGGATTTGGTTCAGTTTTTTTAGCTATATTTAGTGTCGTTAGACCAGGAGATGAAATAATTGCTGCAGATCCAGTCTACAGTCCTACCAGATTATTGACTAAGGATTTTTTAAAAGAATTTAAAATTAAAACTATTTTTTATAATCCACATGATTTAAAAACTTTGGAGCAAAGTATAACTAAAAAAACAAAGTTAATTTTTGTTGAAAATCCAGGAAGTAATACTTTCGATTTCCAAGATCTTGGAAAAATTATTTCAATTGCAAAAAAAAATAAAGTTTTAACTGCTATAGATAACACTTGGGGCACACCTTACTATCTTAAACCAATAAAACTTGGCTTCGATATGTCTATTGTCTCAGCAACAAAATATTACTCTGGTCATTCTGATGTTATGGGTGGCAGTCTAGCAGTAAATAAAAAAGTTTTTCAAAAAGTTAAAGAAGCAGAAAAAATTACAGGTTTAAGATTAGGACCTGATGATGCATATTTGATCACAAGAGGTTTAAGAACTTTAGACGTTAGATTAGACCGACATAGAGAAAATGCAAAAAAAATTGCAGCTTTCTTATCTAAGAATAAAAAAATCAAACTTCTCTACCCATTTAAGAAAAATTCCTTAAATTTTAGAATGTGGAAAAAGTATTACTCCGGTGCTTCAGGACTAATGGGTCTTAAAATTAAATCAAAAAATATAAATTCTGTAAGAAAATTCGTTAACTCACTTAAATTGTTTGGTTACGGTTATAGCTGGGGTGGTTTTGAGAGTTTAGCATTACACCAGGAATTTAGAGAAACAGGAAAAAGAAGATTTTTAGATTTATCAAAAGATGAACATTTAGTAAGACTTCACATAGGACTCGAGGATCCAAATGACTTAATTGCTGATATTAAGCAAGCGTTAAGGCATTTGAAATGA
- a CDS encoding MFS transporter: protein MSSEKFFQSRTAIVTLFAACLVVLISLGVRQTFGLFFMDFNESLKISNTAFGFAIGVQMLMWGLTGPIFGAIADKYGGHVAIISAFIFYTAGIFFLYTGPNTGIFFQIHMGLLIGIGLGGTAISIPMSIVGKHFPLSTRTIAMSFVTAVGSFGYFLSPIFTSYSLNEFGWNYTLFVFGIFLVGGLVAAYFVRSPSVNENLEKISDQSFSEALTEAFKTKSYILLVSGFFVCGFHITLVGTHVPKYVIDRGLEDWTAAAILSLIGLFNIFGSLLSGYLSAKMSKKIILSAIYFLRGISIVFFIFTPASNISAFIFGASFGFLWLSTVPATSGIVAHLFGTKYLGLLYGIVFLSHQIGSFFGAYLGGLFHDTYGSYDYAWYLAIALSIFAAIIHLPIKEEPVLRLKTE, encoded by the coding sequence ATGAGTTCAGAAAAATTTTTTCAATCAAGAACAGCAATAGTCACATTATTTGCCGCTTGCCTAGTTGTTCTGATTTCACTCGGTGTAAGGCAGACCTTTGGTTTGTTTTTTATGGATTTCAACGAAAGTTTAAAAATAAGCAATACTGCATTTGGTTTTGCTATAGGAGTGCAGATGTTAATGTGGGGTCTAACTGGACCAATTTTTGGAGCTATCGCAGATAAATATGGTGGTCATGTAGCAATTATTTCAGCATTTATTTTTTATACAGCAGGAATATTCTTTTTATATACAGGACCTAACACAGGAATTTTTTTTCAAATACATATGGGATTGTTAATTGGAATAGGTTTAGGAGGTACAGCTATAAGCATACCAATGTCAATAGTTGGAAAACATTTCCCTTTATCCACAAGAACTATTGCAATGAGTTTTGTTACTGCTGTTGGATCATTTGGCTACTTTTTATCTCCGATTTTTACAAGTTATTCACTTAATGAATTTGGATGGAATTATACTTTATTTGTTTTTGGAATATTTTTAGTTGGAGGTTTAGTAGCTGCGTATTTTGTAAGATCTCCATCTGTAAATGAAAATTTAGAAAAAATATCTGACCAATCATTTTCTGAAGCACTCACTGAAGCATTTAAAACAAAAAGTTATATTCTTCTTGTATCAGGTTTTTTCGTTTGTGGATTTCATATTACTTTAGTTGGAACTCATGTTCCCAAGTATGTAATAGATAGAGGTCTAGAAGATTGGACTGCAGCAGCTATTTTATCTTTAATTGGTTTATTTAATATTTTTGGCTCTTTGTTAAGTGGATATCTTTCTGCAAAAATGAGTAAAAAAATAATTTTAAGTGCAATCTACTTTTTGAGAGGGATTTCAATAGTGTTCTTTATATTTACTCCAGCAAGCAATATTTCAGCATTTATATTTGGAGCAAGCTTTGGTTTTCTATGGTTGTCTACAGTGCCAGCTACCAGCGGAATAGTAGCCCACCTTTTTGGAACCAAATATCTGGGCTTGCTATATGGAATTGTTTTTTTAAGTCATCAAATTGGTTCATTTTTTGGTGCTTATTTAGGAGGCTTATTTCATGATACGTATGGTTCATATGATTATGCGTGGTATTTAGCAATTGCATTATCTATTTTTGCAGCAATAATTCATTTACCAATTAAAGAGGAACCAGTCTTAAGACTTAAAACAGAATAA
- a CDS encoding chorismate-binding protein: protein MNRINQLTEIHQSGKPYIIYKSQKGFDLYTDFSKKIILNKKNIKSFLNKKNKRNFKDTDLFIGFFGYELLNNLIDIKVPNQANLSFPKGIFYKPETKIKLSNKLKYSKKSFKSGRFKININRKTYTNIFNKFKKKIKSGETYQIKICTKYKTKSEINPLDFFSRLSNTNLAPEAFMIKDNNYSIISCSPENLITKKGTDISTKPIAGTVKKTKYLNKKKALSYFRKNLKETKEHNMIVDMERNDLSRICKIGSVKLSKQKIVEEYKDLFHYVSLIKGKLKKNISNLEIIKAMMPGGSVIGCPKINTLNLLNNQEKENRNIYTGSFGYIKFNGDMRFNIIIRSILNFKNISEISVASGVVVDSNANHEFNENFIKAKALIDLFK, encoded by the coding sequence TTGAATAGAATAAATCAATTAACAGAAATACATCAATCAGGGAAGCCTTACATTATTTATAAATCACAAAAAGGATTTGATCTTTATACTGATTTCTCTAAAAAAATTATCTTAAACAAAAAAAATATTAAAAGTTTTTTAAATAAAAAAAACAAAAGAAATTTTAAAGACACCGATCTTTTTATTGGTTTTTTTGGATATGAGTTATTAAATAACTTGATTGATATAAAGGTTCCAAATCAAGCAAATTTAAGTTTTCCAAAAGGTATCTTTTATAAACCAGAAACAAAAATTAAACTTAGTAACAAATTAAAGTATAGTAAAAAAAGTTTTAAATCTGGACGCTTTAAAATTAATATAAATAGAAAGACTTACACCAATATATTCAATAAATTTAAGAAAAAGATTAAAAGTGGTGAAACATATCAAATTAAGATTTGCACAAAATACAAAACAAAATCAGAGATTAATCCATTAGATTTTTTTTCAAGGTTATCCAACACTAATTTGGCTCCAGAGGCTTTTATGATTAAGGATAATAATTACTCAATAATAAGCTGTTCTCCAGAGAATTTAATAACAAAAAAAGGCACAGATATATCCACTAAACCAATTGCAGGAACAGTTAAAAAAACAAAGTACTTAAATAAAAAAAAAGCATTAAGTTATTTTAGAAAAAACCTTAAGGAAACTAAAGAACATAACATGATTGTAGATATGGAAAGAAATGATTTATCAAGAATATGTAAAATAGGTTCTGTAAAATTGTCTAAACAAAAAATTGTAGAGGAATATAAAGACCTCTTTCATTATGTGAGCTTAATAAAAGGAAAATTAAAAAAAAATATAAGTAATTTAGAAATAATTAAAGCAATGATGCCAGGTGGCTCAGTTATAGGGTGTCCAAAGATTAACACTCTCAATCTTTTAAACAATCAGGAAAAAGAAAATAGAAATATTTACACTGGAAGTTTTGGTTATATAAAATTTAATGGTGATATGAGATTCAATATAATTATAAGATCAATCTTAAATTTTAAAAATATCTCAGAAATTTCAGTTGCCTCAGGCGTTGTTGTAGATAGTAATGCAAATCACGAATTTAATGAAAATTTTATCAAAGCAAAGGCATTAATAGATTTGTTTAAATGA
- a CDS encoding aminodeoxychorismate/anthranilate synthase component II: MIYVIDHNDSFTHNVVHQFAMFDKVECDNYDRIDENKIKRASTIIFSPGPGNPKDYPVTSKIYKKFKGKKKIIGICLGFQHILYCEGAKIIEQKKIYHGFQSNVKVVNDKSLFRKGKKFKVGRYHSLKLKEPFKSNNFEITMRCLTSKVAMAFENNKEKIYGFQFHPESFLTINGKILIKKILSA; this comes from the coding sequence ATGATTTACGTAATTGATCATAATGACTCTTTTACTCATAATGTAGTTCATCAGTTTGCTATGTTTGATAAAGTTGAGTGTGATAACTATGATAGAATTGATGAAAATAAGATTAAGCGGGCATCAACAATAATTTTTTCACCAGGACCAGGTAATCCCAAAGATTATCCAGTTACTTCTAAAATTTATAAAAAATTTAAAGGTAAAAAAAAAATAATAGGGATTTGTTTAGGATTTCAACACATTCTATATTGTGAAGGAGCAAAAATTATTGAACAAAAAAAAATTTATCACGGTTTTCAATCAAATGTCAAAGTAGTCAATGACAAATCTTTATTTCGGAAAGGAAAAAAATTTAAAGTTGGCAGGTATCACTCTTTGAAGTTAAAAGAGCCTTTCAAATCTAATAATTTTGAGATAACTATGAGATGTTTAACTTCAAAAGTTGCAATGGCTTTTGAAAATAATAAAGAAAAAATATATGGTTTTCAATTTCACCCAGAGTCTTTTTTAACTATCAATGGTAAAATACTTATTAAAAAAATCCTATCAGCTTAA
- a CDS encoding aminotransferase class IV: MVKYLLKKSYQLKDLKQIEFQDLWGDHGIFTTMWIFGKPAKILFFNNHLKNLISSLKKYQIKKRSLKTDILKIINKNLSKKRKYNHLLRVAINKNIISISLRKRVKPKLNFNLKLVKLKREKPEYKNLKYKKILSYLSKMDNSKSDIALVSNNRLLETGTSNLLFVKDQKFFTPKKGYYEGNTYKFFKTKIRKIIKKDILLKEIKKYDEILLIGSGKGVASVRTINEIKWKRKNLEKFNILSKHYHAEMNKCNSYKFK, encoded by the coding sequence ATGGTAAAATACTTATTAAAAAAATCCTATCAGCTTAAAGACTTAAAGCAAATTGAGTTTCAGGACCTCTGGGGAGATCATGGAATTTTTACAACGATGTGGATTTTTGGCAAGCCAGCAAAAATTTTATTTTTTAATAATCATTTAAAAAATTTAATTTCGTCTTTAAAAAAATATCAAATAAAAAAGAGATCTTTAAAAACAGACATTTTAAAAATAATTAACAAAAACTTATCTAAAAAAAGGAAATATAATCATCTACTAAGGGTTGCTATTAATAAGAATATTATATCAATCTCTTTAAGAAAAAGAGTTAAACCTAAATTAAATTTTAATTTGAAGCTAGTAAAATTAAAAAGAGAAAAACCAGAATATAAAAATCTCAAATATAAAAAAATCTTATCTTATCTATCAAAAATGGATAACTCAAAATCAGATATTGCATTAGTATCTAATAATAGATTATTAGAAACCGGAACATCAAATTTATTATTTGTTAAAGATCAAAAATTTTTTACACCTAAAAAAGGTTATTATGAGGGAAACACTTATAAATTTTTCAAAACAAAAATAAGAAAGATAATAAAAAAAGATATTTTGCTCAAAGAGATAAAAAAATACGATGAAATATTATTAATAGGCTCTGGTAAAGGTGTTGCTTCAGTTAGAACAATAAATGAAATTAAATGGAAAAGAAAAAATTTAGAAAAATTTAATATTTTATCAAAACACTATCATGCAGAAATGAATAAATGTAACTCTTATAAATTTAAGTAA
- a CDS encoding HIT family protein, with amino-acid sequence MKDPNNPCLFCNIEKSGCAYENELAYASYDSYPVTEHHCLIIPKRHIKDYFDLSNEELLACNDLVQIVKKEIIKKDPSVKGFNLGTNIGKVSGQSILHCHLHLIPRRKGDVDNPQGGVRSVIPNKQHYKRNK; translated from the coding sequence ATGAAAGATCCAAATAACCCTTGCTTATTTTGTAATATTGAAAAAAGTGGATGTGCATACGAAAATGAACTAGCTTATGCAAGTTATGATTCTTATCCAGTTACAGAACATCATTGTTTAATTATTCCTAAGAGGCACATAAAAGATTATTTTGATTTATCTAATGAAGAATTGCTTGCATGTAATGATCTTGTTCAAATTGTAAAAAAAGAAATAATTAAAAAAGATCCGTCAGTGAAAGGATTTAATTTGGGAACTAATATTGGAAAAGTTTCTGGTCAATCAATTTTACATTGCCATCTTCATCTGATTCCCCGTAGAAAGGGAGATGTTGACAATCCTCAAGGAGGAGTAAGGTCTGTTATCCCAAATAAACAACACTATAAAAGAAATAAATAG